From the genome of Impatiens glandulifera chromosome 9, dImpGla2.1, whole genome shotgun sequence, one region includes:
- the LOC124913979 gene encoding BTB/POZ domain-containing protein At3g05675, whose protein sequence is MTTTVIETPVSGKIGDRLSSDVVVRLRTQDGRDDWIYCHSDLLTKNSKYFADRLSDNWPTCQILDSRYCVEVHCQESNVDYHIIILRLFYDGAVGSLTHFHSVKNALGLLQVANELICPHIIASCVDYLEAVPWDEFEEEEILRIIPNMGLEVKPILARLQPVNVSATVRVFLSTIQFATSLLPSTLNDLKSSAQDQIEYMLTEDDDSPMIVADDSVKSKVGWCVQILFSRFSNLLVSLQFESKDSNLEAQMLLLHSQLKDLSWACQILTKLELMKTLANKWVDASENIVKVVDRSEMVDIKLKVTEVTSKVLDSMAYGTVILPTFKRLQMVKIWLPFVRVTKPLIDSDANIEDHELWQSLESAFVSIVLALPSSDQADILNEWLKSEHVHYPDLSEAFEVWCYRTKVASRRLAVIGDDKCIINNSSTMRL, encoded by the exons ATGACTACTACT GTAATCGAAACGCCTGTTTCAGGCAAGATTGGTGATCGATTAAGCAGTGATGTGGTTGTTAGATTAAGAACACAAGATGGCCGCGATGATTGGATCTACTGTCACTCAGACCTCCTCACTAAAAACAGCAAGTACTTTGCTGATAGATTATCTGACAACTGGCCTACTTGTCAGATTCTCGATTCACGCTATTGTGTTGAGGTTCATTGTCAGGAATCCAATGTtgattatcatattattatccTTAGATTATTCTATGATGGTGCAGTTGGTTCATTAACCCACTTCCATTCTGTGAAGAATGCTCTTGGTCTCCTTCAGGTAGCCAATGAGCTCATTTGCCCACATATTATTGCTTCATGTGTTGACTATTTGGAAGCAGTTCCATGGGATGAATTCGAGGAAGAAGAGATTCTAAGAATCATTCcgaatatgggtttggaagtcAAACCAATTCTCGCCCGTCTTCAACCAGTCAATGTATCAGCTACAGTTAGGGTTTTTCTTTCAACGATTCAGTTTGCAACTTCTTTGCTTCCATCCACTTTAAATGATCTAAAATCATCAGCACAAGATCAGATCGAGTACATGCTTACAGAAGATGATGACTCCCCTATGATCGTCGCTGACGATAGTGTGAAATCAAAGGTGGGGTGGTGCGTTCAGATATTATTTTCCAGATTCAGCAATCTATTAGTGTCTTTACAATTTGAATCTAAAGATTCTAATCTCGAAGCTCAGATGCTATTGCTTCACTCCCAGTTAAAAGATTTATCGTGGGCTTGTCAGATACTTACTAAGCTGGAACTAATGAAGACTCTAGCTAATAAATGGGTAGATGCATCAGAAAACATAGTGAAAGTAGTTGACAGATCTGAAATGGTGGATATTAAATTGAAAGTCACTGAAGTGACTTCAAAGGTATTAGATTCCATGGCTTATGGAACTGTTATCTTACCAACTTTCAAACGACTTCAGATGGTGAAGATTTGGCTTCCGTTTGTGAGGGTCACGAAGCCTTTGATAGATTCTGATGCTAACATCGAGGATCATGAGCTTTGGCAGTCTTTGGAATCAGCATTTGTTTCTATAGTTCTTGCATTGCCCTCAAGTGACCAAGCTGATATCTTAAACGAATGGTTGAAAAGTGAGCATGTTCATTATCCCGATCTTTCTGAGGCGTTCGAGGTATGGTGTTACAGGACTAAGGTTGCCTCTAGGAGATTAGCAGTTATTGGTGATGATAAGTGTATAATCAATAATAGTAGTACTATGAGACTTTGA
- the LOC124913978 gene encoding BEL1-like homeodomain protein 1, translating into MATYFHGNPSEIQADGLQTLILMNPGYNVGYSSTTTHHPQPPSSSSSNFALLSSRSFDAPPTTNAHQFVGIPLPLTSSVDPHPFHGLIPRPQYHFYGQFDQALPAREINRSQQGLSLTLSSQEMGGGSTSRAAVLSPTSGGGSPSSASGISNNGGIVGTGVQSVLLGSKYLKATQELLEETVTVGKGKNGNATVKATRESFPGGGSGGGEGEISGGELTTVERQEIQMKKAKLVHMLDEVEQRYSQYHHQIQMVISWFEQVAGIGSARTYTALAVETISKQFRCLKDTILGQIKAASKSLGEEEDEEQGKNEGSRLKFVDHQFRQQKTLQQLGMIQPNAWRPQRGLPERSVSVLRAWLFEHFLHPYPKDSDKQMLAKQTGLTRSQVSNWFINARVRLWKPMVEEMYMEETKENEKTGSDEKKKDNDPTVTIPTSLLSNRNPSLFALIDSSDMELEIHGSPKKQRSNNNEMEMNAEQGEEVITNDQDQILMKFSNDQRQTRDVGFSLLGAAPTNFIGGFGTYFGSDQFPGSGYSTNNNNGVSLTLGLPHCENLNQSFLPNNNNPNNMGLGGRRVNLGEQQNEFAPASSSSSHRPVVYETVNLQNRKRFAA; encoded by the exons ATGGCGACCTATTTTCATGGAAACCCATCAGAAATTCAAGCCGACGGATTACAAACACTCATTCTAATGAATCCTGGTTACAACGTTGGATACTCTTCCACCACCACCCACCATCCGCAGCCgccgtcatcatcatcatccaattTCGCTCTTCTAAGCTCCCGTTCATTTGACGCGCCACCTACCACTAACGCCCACCAATTTGTCGGCATACCCTTGCCACTAACCTCATCTGTCGACCCCCATCCTTTCCATGGTCTGATTCCACGACCCCAATACCATTTCTATGGCCAATTCGATCAGGCATTACCGGCGCGTGAAATCAATCGCTCTCAGCAAGGCCTGTCTTTGACTCTCTCCTCGCAGGAGATGGGCGGCGGTAGCACTAGCCGAGCAGCTGTTTTGTCTCCGACGAGTGGAGGAGGTTCGCCGTCGTCGGCATCAGGTATATCAAACAACGGCGGTATAGTTGGAACAGGAGTACAAAGTGTGTTGTTGGGTTCTAAGTACTTGAAAGCTACACAAGAGCTTCTTGAAGAAACGGTCACTGTCGGTAAGGGAAAAAACGGAAATGCGACCGTTAAGGCGACAAGAGAGTCCTTCCCCGGCGGCGGAAGCGGCGGTGGGGAAGGTGAAATTAGTGGTGGGGAATTGACTACGGTGGAGAGGCAGGAAATTCAGATGAAGAAAGCTAAACTTGTTCATATGCTTGATGAG GTGGAGCAGAGGTACAGTCAATACCACCATCAGATTCAAATGGTGATTTCTTGGTTTGAGCAAGTTGCCGGAATTGGGTCCGCCAGAACGTACACGGCTCTCGCCGTGGAAACCATTTCCAAGCAATTCCGATGCCTTAAGGACACGATTCTCGGCCAGATAAAAGCAGCTAGCAAGAGCTTGggcgaagaagaagatgaagaacaaggCAAGAATGAAGGATCTCGGCTCAAATTCGTTGATCATCAATTCAGACAGCAGAAAACCCTCCAGCAACTGGGTATGATTCAACCCAATGCCTGGCGGCCTCAGAGAGGTCTTCCAGAGAGATCCGTCTCTGTTCTTCGTGCTTGGCTGTTTGAACACTTTCTTCACCC CTACCCTAAAGACTCAGACAaacaaatgctcgccaaacaaACTGGTCTCACTAGGAGTCAG GTATCAAACTGGTTCATTAATGCCCGAGTTCGGCTCTGGAAGCCTATGGTAGAGGAAATGTATATGGAGGAGACAAAGGAAAACGAAAAGACAGGCTccgatgagaagaagaaagacaatgaTCCGACTGTCACAATTCCAACCAGCTTGTTGAGTAATAGAAACCCGTCACTCTTTGCTCTGATTGATTCATCAGACATGGAACTCGAGATTCATGGAAGCCCTAAGAAACAAAGGAGCAACAACAATGAAATGGAGATGAATGCTGAACAAGGAGAAGAAGTGATTACCAATGATCAAGAtcaaattttgatgaaattctCTAATGATCAAAGACAGACAAGAGACGTCGGATTCTCTCTTCTAGGAGCTGCCCCGACAAACTTCATTGGCGGATTCGGTACATACTTTGGCTCAGATCAATTTCCTGGAAGTGGGTATTCGACCAACAACAACAACGGCGTCTCTCTCACGCTCGGACTCCCTCATTGCGAAAACCTGAATCAAAGTTTCCTTCCTAACAATAATAATCCAAACAACATGGGGCTAGGAGGAAGAAGAGTGAATCTTGGAGAACAACAAAATGAATTCGCTCCggcatcgtcatcatcatcccACAGACCAGTAGTTTACGAAACAGTGAATTTGCAGAACCGAAAGAGATTTGCTGCGTGA